A part of Nocardioides sp. WS12 genomic DNA contains:
- a CDS encoding urease subunit gamma, translating to MHLTPSDTEKLLLSVAGMVARDRLSRGVRLNYPESVALLSCWVIEEARAGARVADLMERGRDVLARDQVMVGVADMIRDVQVEATFPDGRKLVTLHHPIA from the coding sequence ATGCATCTGACTCCGTCCGACACGGAGAAGCTCCTGCTCAGCGTTGCCGGCATGGTCGCCCGCGACCGCCTGTCGCGCGGCGTCCGCCTCAACTATCCCGAGTCGGTCGCCCTGCTCTCGTGCTGGGTGATCGAGGAAGCACGTGCCGGGGCGCGGGTCGCCGATCTCATGGAACGCGGCCGGGACGTGCTCGCACGTGACCAGGTGATGGTCGGTGTCGCCGACATGATCCGCGACGTCCAGGTCGAAGCCACCTTTCCGGACGGGCGCAAGCTCGTCACCCTGCACCACCCGATCGCGTGA
- a CDS encoding ATP-binding cassette domain-containing protein, with the protein MLELRDVTAGYGRTRVLENVSIEVPDGGAVAIMGHNGAGKTTLLRVAVGLLPVMSGQVLLDGEDVTRLRPNKRVRRGVGYVPQGQLCFPQMTTLENLQLVSADRAEIDGVLGTFPALVDLLPRRAGLLSGGQRQQLAIARTLLTKPRLLILDEPTEGIQPNVVAEIESVIADLTKRGDLSVLLVEQHVGFALRSTDSYYVLESGRITSSGVGGAGALEAVRAAMAV; encoded by the coding sequence GTGCTTGAACTGCGTGACGTGACCGCCGGTTATGGCCGGACCAGGGTCCTGGAGAACGTCTCGATCGAGGTCCCCGATGGTGGCGCGGTGGCCATCATGGGCCACAACGGTGCCGGCAAGACGACCCTGTTGCGGGTCGCCGTGGGGCTGTTGCCCGTGATGAGCGGCCAGGTGCTCCTCGACGGCGAGGACGTGACGCGACTGCGTCCCAACAAGCGGGTACGACGAGGGGTCGGCTACGTGCCCCAGGGCCAGCTCTGCTTCCCGCAGATGACGACGCTGGAGAACCTGCAACTGGTCAGCGCCGACCGGGCCGAGATCGACGGTGTCCTGGGCACCTTCCCCGCGCTGGTGGACCTGCTCCCCCGGCGGGCCGGGCTGCTGTCCGGCGGACAGCGCCAGCAACTGGCGATCGCCCGGACGCTGCTCACCAAGCCACGACTGCTGATCCTCGACGAGCCGACCGAAGGCATCCAGCCCAATGTGGTCGCCGAGATCGAGTCCGTGATCGCCGACCTGACGAAGCGGGGCGATCTCTCGGTGCTGCTGGTCGAGCAGCACGTCGGCTTCGCGCTGCGGAGTACGGACTCGTACTACGTCCTGGAATCGGGACGGATCACGTCCAGCGGCGTCGGCGGAGCGGGTGCCCTGGAAGCCGTCCGAGCAGCGATGGCGGTCTGA
- the urtD gene encoding urea ABC transporter ATP-binding protein UrtD — MNDDYLEIRGLTVDFDGFKAIDGVDLTLLQGQLHFLIGPNGAGKTTLVDAVTGLVAGTGLARYRHQDLLRMKSHRIVRAGIGRTFQTASVFEELSVLQNLDIAGGIHRSAWGMIRARRGTPSYVEEALETIGLSALRDKPAGVLAHGQKQWLEIGMLLVQDARVMLLDEPVAGMSAEERDATGELLLRIGKERTIVVIEHDMDFVRNYAQLVTVMHAGKVLAEGSVAEIQANARVQEVYLGRTVEAEVNRA, encoded by the coding sequence ATGAACGACGACTATCTGGAGATCCGCGGCCTCACGGTCGACTTCGACGGATTCAAGGCCATCGACGGGGTGGACCTGACCCTGCTGCAGGGCCAGCTCCACTTCCTGATCGGTCCGAACGGAGCCGGCAAGACCACCCTCGTCGACGCCGTGACCGGCCTCGTTGCGGGCACCGGGTTGGCCCGGTACCGCCACCAGGACCTGTTGCGGATGAAGTCCCACCGCATCGTGCGAGCGGGCATCGGGCGCACCTTCCAGACCGCGTCCGTGTTCGAGGAACTCTCGGTGCTGCAGAACCTGGACATCGCCGGCGGCATCCACCGCTCCGCCTGGGGCATGATCCGGGCCCGCCGCGGGACGCCGTCGTACGTCGAGGAGGCACTCGAGACGATCGGCCTGAGCGCGCTGCGGGACAAGCCGGCCGGGGTCCTGGCCCACGGGCAGAAGCAATGGCTGGAGATCGGCATGCTGCTCGTCCAGGACGCCCGGGTGATGTTGCTCGACGAGCCCGTCGCCGGCATGAGCGCCGAGGAACGAGACGCCACCGGTGAGCTGCTCCTCAGGATCGGCAAGGAACGAACCATCGTCGTCATCGAGCACGACATGGACTTCGTCCGGAACTACGCCCAGCTCGTCACCGTGATGCACGCAGGGAAGGTCCTCGCCGAGGGCAGCGTTGCCGAGATCCAGGCCAACGCCCGGGTCCAGGAGGTCTACCTGGGCCGCACCGTCGAAGCGGAGGTCAACCGTGCTTGA
- a CDS encoding urease accessory UreF family protein codes for MPHPELLMLLLADARLPVAGHTQSGTLEGALTNGLDPADVPGYLRSRMLGVTRVEAGTAVAARHAVRTGSDLAVVDRAWAARTVSPALRDAARLQGQALLRLATRVWPASVGVLGEVVRPSRSTVLGSLAAHLDLGAASLARLVVYDDVQTVCAAALKLLPLDPVVVTGWVHHALDSADDVVDAVADVRTPDQIPAVASPQIEAWAQAHAGSSRRLFRA; via the coding sequence GTGCCGCACCCCGAACTCCTGATGCTGCTGCTGGCCGACGCGCGTCTGCCCGTCGCCGGGCACACGCAGTCCGGAACGCTCGAGGGCGCCCTGACCAACGGTCTGGACCCGGCCGATGTGCCCGGCTACCTGCGCAGCCGGATGCTCGGAGTGACCCGGGTCGAGGCGGGCACGGCCGTTGCCGCCCGCCATGCGGTGCGAACCGGTTCGGACCTCGCGGTCGTCGATCGTGCCTGGGCCGCACGCACCGTCTCCCCCGCGCTGCGCGACGCAGCGCGGCTGCAGGGCCAGGCCCTGTTGCGCCTCGCGACCCGCGTCTGGCCGGCATCGGTCGGCGTGCTGGGCGAGGTGGTGCGACCGAGCAGGTCGACCGTGCTCGGGTCACTGGCGGCCCATCTCGACCTCGGCGCCGCTTCGCTCGCGCGTCTCGTCGTGTACGACGACGTGCAGACCGTCTGCGCGGCAGCGCTGAAGCTCCTGCCGCTCGACCCGGTGGTCGTGACGGGCTGGGTGCATCACGCGCTCGACAGTGCCGACGACGTGGTCGATGCCGTCGCCGACGTACGAACGCCCGATCAGATCCCCGCCGTTGCCTCACCCCAGATCGAGGCATGGGCACAGGCCCATGCCGGTTCATCAAGGAGGTTGTTCCGTGCCTGA
- a CDS encoding substrate-binding domain-containing protein, producing the protein MPDLPRDPTVDVLSIAFVVPLQGPTGIYGPSCLACGELAVEQLNARRGIAGRQVELVVVDAGREPALVADEVGRLVDSGRVQAVAGWHISAVRQAITARVGGRVLYAFAAMHEGGDATPGVFMLGERPINQLLPAAHWMREELGIGRWAIVGNDYVFPRVTGTTARLALEDTSSEIVSETYVPLGTSDFSTVLSDLARQPIDGVIMLLMGQDAVHFNRQFARSGLSVDLPRLSPAVEENTLLAGGAAANHGLYAAAAYFDGLGTAESTELARAYYARWGRWAPALNAVGESCYEALFFLARVGEVCGSLDVRALSSLESGHFYASPRGLMRLDGNLLDQDVYLAAADGLGFRIEQQIARAH; encoded by the coding sequence GTGCCCGACCTGCCCCGCGACCCGACGGTCGACGTCTTGTCGATCGCCTTCGTCGTACCGCTCCAGGGACCGACGGGCATCTACGGGCCGTCCTGCCTGGCGTGCGGCGAGCTCGCGGTCGAGCAACTCAACGCGCGGCGCGGCATTGCCGGCCGGCAGGTCGAGCTGGTCGTGGTCGATGCCGGCCGCGAGCCCGCGCTCGTGGCGGACGAGGTCGGGCGCCTGGTCGACAGCGGACGGGTCCAGGCGGTGGCCGGCTGGCACATCTCGGCGGTCCGCCAGGCCATCACAGCTCGCGTCGGCGGGCGCGTGCTCTACGCGTTCGCGGCCATGCACGAGGGCGGTGACGCGACGCCGGGCGTCTTCATGCTCGGTGAGCGTCCGATCAACCAGCTGCTTCCGGCGGCGCACTGGATGCGCGAGGAGCTCGGCATCGGTCGCTGGGCGATCGTCGGCAACGACTACGTCTTCCCGCGCGTCACCGGCACCACGGCACGCCTCGCCCTGGAGGACACGTCGTCGGAGATCGTCAGCGAGACCTACGTGCCGCTCGGGACGAGCGACTTCAGCACCGTGCTCTCCGATCTCGCCCGGCAGCCGATCGACGGCGTCATCATGCTGTTGATGGGTCAGGACGCGGTCCACTTCAATCGCCAGTTCGCCCGCTCCGGCCTGTCGGTCGACCTGCCCCGGCTCAGTCCGGCCGTCGAGGAGAACACCCTGCTGGCTGGAGGAGCCGCGGCCAACCACGGCCTCTACGCCGCGGCGGCGTACTTCGACGGCCTCGGTACAGCGGAGAGCACTGAACTGGCCCGCGCCTACTACGCCCGCTGGGGCCGCTGGGCGCCGGCACTGAACGCGGTCGGGGAGTCCTGCTACGAAGCGCTGTTCTTCCTCGCCCGCGTGGGTGAGGTGTGCGGCTCGCTCGACGTCCGGGCGTTGTCCAGCCTGGAGTCCGGCCACTTCTACGCCAGCCCGCGCGGCCTGATGCGCCTCGACGGCAACCTGCTCGACCAGGACGTCTATCTCGCCGCGGCCGACGGCCTCGGGTTCCGCATCGAACAGCAGATCGCGCGCGCCCACTAG
- the ureB gene encoding urease subunit beta: protein MVLNGDRAAPQRAVVVFTNTGDRPIQIGSHVHLPDVNSALSFDRSAALGFRLDIPSGTSRRFEPGASQEVAIVALGGLRRVPGIQIKPEGGSLDG from the coding sequence GTGGTGCTCAATGGCGACCGCGCCGCCCCGCAGCGGGCCGTGGTCGTGTTCACCAACACCGGTGACCGTCCGATCCAGATCGGGTCCCACGTGCACCTCCCGGACGTCAACAGCGCGCTGTCCTTCGACCGATCCGCGGCCCTCGGGTTCCGGCTCGACATCCCGTCGGGGACGTCGCGTCGCTTCGAGCCGGGAGCTTCGCAGGAGGTCGCGATCGTGGCGCTCGGCGGGCTTCGACGCGTGCCGGGCATCCAGATCAAGCCCGAAGGCGGGTCCCTCGATGGTTGA
- a CDS encoding urease accessory protein UreD, with translation MLTSTERSARTRIRVTRGEGLARCRVRSAVTLSDSTAASIRPMLVDHDREGARVSLVPEGALLLAGDAIEIDVTVDAGARLDLIEPGGTVAFDMRGGAASWSVLVTLGPGAVLTWAGEPFVVSAGADVERRTVARLAPGASMLLRETLVLGRYGELPGAVRQRTEVTVDRLPLLIEDLPLDPTTTPALLGGHRVLSSVLAVGGTGPAEGPAEDRYDLDGGGTLWRRLGVHAHETGLVAAWAAGS, from the coding sequence ATGCTCACGAGCACTGAGCGATCGGCGCGGACCCGGATCCGGGTCACTCGGGGCGAGGGTCTGGCGCGCTGCCGCGTGCGCAGCGCCGTGACGCTCTCCGATTCCACCGCCGCATCGATCCGACCGATGCTCGTCGACCACGACCGGGAGGGCGCTCGCGTCTCCCTCGTGCCGGAGGGTGCACTGCTGCTCGCCGGCGACGCCATCGAGATCGACGTGACGGTCGACGCCGGCGCCCGGCTGGACCTCATCGAGCCCGGTGGCACGGTCGCCTTCGACATGCGCGGTGGTGCGGCGTCCTGGTCGGTGCTGGTCACGCTCGGTCCCGGTGCGGTCCTGACCTGGGCCGGTGAGCCGTTCGTGGTCTCGGCGGGCGCCGACGTGGAGCGCCGTACGGTCGCCCGGTTGGCGCCGGGTGCGTCGATGCTGCTGCGCGAGACCCTGGTCCTCGGTCGGTACGGCGAGCTCCCGGGCGCCGTCCGCCAGCGCACCGAGGTGACCGTCGACCGGCTCCCGTTGTTGATCGAGGACCTGCCACTGGATCCCACGACGACGCCCGCGCTGTTGGGTGGGCACCGGGTGCTCTCGTCGGTGCTCGCCGTCGGCGGTACCGGGCCGGCGGAGGGGCCGGCCGAGGATCGGTACGACCTGGACGGTGGCGGCACACTGTGGCGGCGACTCGGGGTCCATGCCCACGAGACGGGCCTGGTCGCGGCCTGGGCGGCGGGCTCCTAG
- a CDS encoding urease subunit alpha — translation MVEISRASYAALYGPTVGDQVRLGDTDLWIEVEHDHVVGGEEAVFGGGKSIRESMAQSIRSSAEGALDTVITNALVLDHWGIVKADVGIRAGRIVALGRSGNPDIADGVHPDLVIGPGTDVIAGEGRILTAGAIDVHVHLLSRSQLVEALATGITTVAGGGTGPSEGSKATTVTPGAWHLAAIHRALDTVPLNVLLFGKGNTVSAAGLAEQALVGAAGYKVHEDWGSTPAAIDASLRAADEFGLQVALHSDSLNEAGYVESTVGAIAGRGIHAFHAEGAGGGHAPDILTVASLPHIIPGSTNPTLPHTVNTVAEHLDMLMVCHHLNPQVPEDLAFAESRIRATTIAAEDLLHDIGALSITSSDAQAMGRIGEVICRTWQVAHVMKRQFGNHADLGTGPADNTRAKRYVAKYTINPAIAHGIDHEVGSIEPGKLADLVLWDPRFFGIRPDVVMKSGALVWGALGDPNASIPTPQPVLMRPTLVDDGSPYGVSFVSPAALADGLADRLGLRRRLAAVRPTREVSKASMINNSALPRIDIDPETFAIDVDGERVVPAPAEELPLAQLYSMF, via the coding sequence ATGGTTGAGATCAGCCGGGCGTCGTACGCGGCCCTCTACGGGCCGACGGTGGGCGACCAGGTCCGGCTCGGTGACACGGACCTGTGGATCGAGGTGGAGCACGACCACGTCGTCGGCGGTGAGGAAGCGGTCTTCGGGGGCGGCAAGTCGATCCGGGAATCGATGGCTCAGTCGATCCGGTCGTCGGCCGAGGGCGCGCTCGACACCGTCATCACCAACGCGCTCGTCCTCGACCACTGGGGCATCGTCAAGGCGGACGTCGGCATCCGCGCCGGGCGGATCGTCGCGCTGGGCCGGTCCGGCAACCCGGACATCGCCGACGGCGTGCACCCGGACCTCGTGATCGGGCCGGGAACGGACGTGATCGCCGGCGAGGGGCGGATCCTGACGGCGGGGGCCATCGACGTCCACGTCCACCTGCTGTCCCGCTCGCAACTGGTCGAGGCGCTCGCCACCGGCATCACCACGGTTGCGGGCGGTGGTACCGGCCCGTCCGAGGGTTCCAAGGCCACCACGGTGACGCCGGGCGCCTGGCACCTCGCCGCCATCCACCGCGCCCTCGACACGGTTCCGCTCAACGTGCTGCTGTTCGGCAAGGGCAACACGGTCAGCGCTGCGGGACTCGCCGAGCAGGCACTGGTCGGTGCAGCCGGCTACAAGGTCCACGAGGACTGGGGTTCGACCCCGGCGGCCATCGATGCCTCGCTGCGTGCGGCCGACGAGTTCGGCCTCCAGGTGGCCTTGCACTCCGACAGCCTCAACGAGGCGGGCTATGTCGAGTCGACGGTCGGCGCGATTGCCGGTCGTGGGATCCACGCCTTCCATGCCGAGGGCGCGGGGGGTGGCCACGCACCGGACATCCTGACCGTGGCCTCGCTCCCCCACATCATTCCGGGGTCGACGAACCCGACCCTTCCGCACACCGTCAACACGGTCGCCGAGCACCTCGACATGCTGATGGTCTGCCATCACCTGAACCCGCAGGTGCCCGAGGACCTGGCTTTCGCGGAGTCGCGTATCCGGGCCACCACGATCGCGGCCGAGGACCTGCTGCACGACATCGGAGCGCTGTCGATCACCTCCTCCGATGCGCAAGCCATGGGGCGCATCGGAGAGGTGATCTGCCGGACCTGGCAGGTGGCTCACGTGATGAAACGGCAGTTCGGCAACCACGCCGATCTCGGCACGGGACCGGCCGACAACACGCGGGCGAAGCGGTACGTCGCCAAGTACACGATCAACCCGGCCATCGCCCACGGCATCGACCACGAGGTCGGGTCGATCGAGCCCGGGAAGCTGGCGGACCTCGTCCTCTGGGACCCGCGCTTCTTCGGGATCCGGCCGGACGTGGTGATGAAGTCGGGAGCGCTCGTGTGGGGTGCGCTCGGCGATCCGAACGCGTCGATCCCGACGCCGCAACCAGTGCTGATGCGACCCACCCTCGTGGACGACGGCAGCCCTTATGGAGTCAGCTTCGTGTCTCCGGCCGCGCTGGCCGACGGGTTGGCGGACCGGCTGGGGCTGCGGCGCCGACTCGCCGCCGTACGACCGACCAGGGAGGTGAGCAAGGCGTCGATGATCAACAACTCGGCGCTGCCGCGGATCGACATCGACCCGGAGACCTTTGCCATCGACGTCGACGGCGAACGCGTCGTCCCCGCTCCAGCCGAGGAGCTGCCGCTCGCGCAGCTCTACTCGATGTTCTGA
- the urtC gene encoding urea ABC transporter permease subunit UrtC, producing the protein MRTNLQKWGRTWGPLIAIALVAVALLVIAPAVLSPFRLNNLGKYVCWAIAGVGIGLAWGRGGMLVMGQGVFFGLGGYAMAMHLKLEAAMATGGPDAVPDFMVLYGDGTMPGWWEPFRSGPFTLFAIVVVPAVVAAILGFAIFKRRVKGAYFAILTQALAVAFATLLIATIQQTGGFNGLNQFTLFFGYNLYDPVNKKMIYSIAAGVLVVCLLIVWQLYRSRFGELLVATRDAEERVRFLGHDPANIKLAAFVVAAVMASIGGALFTPITGIISPSDVDATASIFLIAGVALGGRALLLGPALGAIAVGFGQTTLSESFPDQWTYFLGLLFIIVILCFPAGLGNAWSQVTARFRKSEVAS; encoded by the coding sequence ATGAGGACCAACCTGCAGAAGTGGGGGCGGACGTGGGGTCCGCTCATCGCCATCGCACTGGTCGCTGTGGCGCTGCTGGTCATCGCTCCGGCCGTGCTGAGCCCGTTCCGGCTCAACAACCTCGGCAAGTACGTCTGCTGGGCGATCGCCGGCGTCGGCATCGGACTGGCCTGGGGCCGTGGCGGCATGCTCGTCATGGGCCAGGGTGTCTTCTTCGGCCTCGGTGGCTACGCCATGGCGATGCACCTCAAGCTCGAGGCCGCGATGGCGACGGGCGGACCGGACGCCGTACCGGACTTCATGGTCCTGTACGGCGACGGGACGATGCCGGGCTGGTGGGAGCCGTTCCGCAGCGGCCCGTTCACGCTCTTCGCGATCGTGGTCGTGCCCGCTGTCGTGGCGGCGATCCTCGGGTTCGCGATCTTCAAGCGCAGGGTGAAGGGCGCGTACTTCGCGATCCTCACGCAGGCGCTGGCCGTCGCGTTCGCGACCCTGCTGATCGCGACCATCCAGCAGACCGGCGGGTTCAACGGGCTCAACCAGTTCACGTTGTTCTTCGGCTACAACCTGTACGACCCGGTGAACAAGAAGATGATCTACTCCATCGCCGCCGGGGTGCTCGTCGTGTGCCTGCTCATCGTGTGGCAGCTGTACCGCAGCCGGTTCGGTGAGCTGCTGGTCGCGACCCGCGATGCCGAGGAACGGGTGCGCTTCCTGGGCCACGACCCGGCCAACATCAAGCTCGCCGCCTTCGTGGTGGCAGCCGTGATGGCGAGCATCGGTGGGGCGTTGTTCACCCCGATCACCGGCATCATCTCGCCGTCGGACGTCGACGCCACCGCCTCGATCTTCCTGATCGCCGGCGTCGCACTGGGCGGTAGGGCCCTCCTCCTGGGACCGGCGCTCGGTGCCATCGCGGTCGGGTTCGGCCAGACCACCTTGTCGGAGTCCTTCCCCGACCAGTGGACCTACTTCCTCGGCCTGCTGTTCATCATCGTCATCCTGTGCTTCCCCGCGGGCCTCGGCAACGCGTGGTCGCAGGTGACGGCCCGGTTCCGAAAGAGCGAGGTGGCGTCATGA
- the ureG gene encoding urease accessory protein UreG: MPELAALPHPARPLRLGVCGPVGTGKSSLIALLCRELAERLELAVVTNDIYTDEDARFLRSAGVLETDRIRAVETGACPHTAIRDDISANLMMVEDLEFDYPELDVVLIESGGDNLTATFSPALVDVQIFVLDVAGGGDVARKGGPGIERADLLVVNKTDLAPYVGVDVVQMLADATVAREERPVIGLSRLDRASIDALVSWLDGVRAHHLSGALVPIDPGPMAVHSHAHAHGHAHEH, translated from the coding sequence GTGCCTGAACTCGCCGCTCTCCCCCATCCGGCCCGACCGTTGCGACTCGGCGTCTGCGGCCCTGTGGGCACCGGCAAGAGTTCGTTGATCGCACTCCTGTGCCGGGAGCTCGCCGAGCGGCTGGAACTCGCGGTCGTCACGAACGACATCTACACCGACGAGGACGCACGCTTCCTGCGGTCGGCCGGCGTGCTGGAGACCGACCGGATCCGCGCGGTGGAGACCGGGGCGTGCCCGCACACGGCGATCCGCGACGACATCAGCGCGAACCTGATGATGGTCGAGGACCTGGAGTTCGACTACCCGGAGCTGGACGTCGTGCTGATCGAGTCCGGTGGCGACAACCTCACGGCGACCTTCTCCCCTGCCCTCGTGGACGTCCAGATCTTCGTGCTCGACGTCGCCGGTGGGGGCGACGTGGCGCGCAAGGGCGGGCCGGGCATCGAGCGGGCCGACCTGCTGGTCGTCAACAAGACCGACCTGGCGCCGTACGTCGGGGTCGACGTGGTGCAGATGCTGGCCGACGCGACCGTGGCGCGCGAGGAGCGTCCCGTCATCGGGCTGTCACGCCTCGACCGGGCCAGCATCGACGCCCTCGTGTCGTGGCTGGACGGCGTTCGCGCGCACCACCTGTCTGGCGCGCTCGTGCCGATCGATCCCGGCCCGATGGCGGTTCACTCCCACGCACATGCGCACGGGCATGCTCACGAGCACTGA
- the urtB gene encoding urea ABC transporter permease subunit UrtB, which translates to MDAFTTPLLAGTATGALLLIAALGLALTFGQMGVINMAHGEFLMAGAYTTFLTQQVVTNTDLSILVALPMAFLVAGALGLLLEVAIISWMYRRPLDTLLVTVGVSLLLQQLAKDIFGAQGDPVQTPGWLDGFINVFGYHWPYRQMFTILLALAALGALGLLLKYTAYGRQIRATVQNRDLAETMGVSTRTIDRVTFFVGSGLAGVGGVAVSLISGTNPNLGTTYIISAFLVVVAGGLGQLKGTVIAAFAVGIVTAFFTDWFSSSMAQVFTFALVVIFLQLKPQGLFTVRTRGLA; encoded by the coding sequence TTGGACGCGTTCACCACTCCCCTGCTCGCCGGCACTGCGACCGGCGCGCTCCTCCTCATCGCCGCGCTCGGCCTGGCCCTCACCTTCGGCCAGATGGGCGTCATCAACATGGCGCACGGTGAGTTCCTCATGGCCGGCGCCTACACGACCTTCCTCACGCAGCAGGTCGTCACGAACACCGACCTCTCGATCCTGGTCGCCCTGCCCATGGCCTTCCTGGTGGCAGGTGCACTCGGCCTCCTGCTCGAGGTCGCGATCATCTCGTGGATGTACCGGCGCCCCCTCGACACGCTGCTGGTGACCGTGGGGGTCAGCCTCCTGCTGCAGCAGCTCGCGAAGGACATCTTCGGAGCGCAGGGCGACCCCGTGCAGACACCGGGGTGGCTCGACGGGTTCATCAACGTCTTCGGCTATCACTGGCCGTACCGGCAGATGTTCACGATCCTGCTCGCGCTCGCCGCCCTCGGCGCGCTCGGGCTCCTGTTGAAGTACACCGCCTACGGTCGCCAGATCCGCGCGACCGTGCAGAACCGCGACCTCGCGGAGACGATGGGGGTTTCGACCCGCACCATCGACCGGGTCACGTTCTTCGTCGGCTCCGGACTCGCGGGTGTGGGCGGAGTCGCGGTCTCGCTGATCTCCGGAACGAACCCGAACCTCGGGACGACGTACATCATCTCGGCGTTCCTCGTCGTGGTGGCCGGAGGACTCGGACAGCTCAAGGGCACCGTCATCGCGGCGTTCGCCGTCGGGATCGTGACGGCGTTCTTCACCGACTGGTTCAGCTCGAGCATGGCGCAGGTGTTCACGTTCGCGCTCGTCGTGATCTTCCTCCAGCTCAAGCCCCAGGGCCTGTTCACCGTGCGCACGAGGGGGCTGGCATGA
- a CDS encoding MarR family transcriptional regulator has translation MGRVTTHHRVSSSIAVQVRQVEATVRDALQPLLDEHGLTLEHWRIIAVIDDEPGLGMSEVAVAAVVPAASLTRHMDRLVERGLVVRRADPEDGRRAVVALSPRGQTYAAQLRDVEQSLTLPEPPRD, from the coding sequence GTGGGCCGGGTCACCACCCATCACCGGGTTTCGTCGAGCATCGCGGTGCAGGTACGCCAGGTCGAGGCCACCGTTCGTGACGCGCTCCAGCCGCTCCTCGACGAGCACGGCCTGACGCTCGAGCACTGGCGGATCATCGCCGTCATCGACGACGAGCCCGGACTGGGGATGAGCGAGGTGGCCGTCGCGGCCGTCGTTCCCGCGGCCAGCCTGACCCGCCACATGGACCGACTGGTCGAGCGGGGCCTGGTGGTGCGGCGAGCCGACCCCGAGGACGGTCGCCGGGCCGTCGTGGCGTTGTCCCCCCGCGGCCAGACCTACGCAGCGCAGCTGCGCGACGTCGAGCAGTCGCTGACGCTGCCGGAGCCCCCGCGGGACTGA